Below is a window of Paramisgurnus dabryanus chromosome 20, PD_genome_1.1, whole genome shotgun sequence DNA.
taaatatgaatggtgcgatcaggggatgatcatttgagatggtcttgtcgctcttttctttcttagacttgcacctttaccgttgcgtctctttctcgtctttctaaaccaacagatgtgtgtactgtgagctaatgCCGCATCAAACTGCATCGCTCCAggtgcgcacgcgtcactgatataaacgcgagtaaacttaaactttatggggcggtttcccggacagggattagactagtcctaaactaaaacatttttaagaactgtccaaactgaaaacaacttgcaatgacatatcataaaatacatcagggccctttgttttgcctcaaaatgcacacaggtaatgtttttagtaaggcatgtttgttaaaactagttatatttcctaattaaactaaggcctagtcctggattaagctaatccctgtccgggaaactgcccctataacaactaacagcattatgtgcgggaactcctttctttatttggcggcacagtttcttgcgCACGTTtagagagacttctgcatgccagaaaCTCAGCtccacgagcacagagagagcgagcgcgcgcgcgaaagagagagagagacctgcacctcactagtgcttattatgaaatttccgaaattactctttcatttgttgatggattatttcccgtttctctatCACACTCATTCTAACATGCAGGAAggccaagttgacaacgcgcacttaattgcATTAGGCTACGCGGAAAATCcgttacgtctgatattttatttcacggtaagttactacggaccaatcagcagccatggaacgtgcatttaaagtgattgacagaaaacctaacaagttacaaaacaatatgacattttcagctcatcatgaacgTGAACatgggaggcccctgaacttgggaggcccctgggcttcagcccaggtaagcccgtgcattaaggcggccttgccTACGGGGGAACAggtcaaatgtttttttttcaagatgggctttgaattttgtttttcattagGTGCCACTGGTATCCCTGTAGCAGCTCAGGTTATCGGTGCGGTGGGCGGTTTGGTTGCTCTGCTATTTTGAAGTATCAAAACCGAAGGCCCGCATGTGAACCCATACTGAACCATGTATAGCGCCTCCTACCTTTTTGAAATGGAATTTTGTAAGGGGCAGCTCCAAGTTGAATAATTATATGCCTAGGTGTTGTATTAAGGCTACACTTGCTTTACGCCTGTTAAATAAAgaggaaataaataaaaggtgCTTTTGTGTCAGAGTGATCTTTCTATTCCTTTGTCCAAAGAAAAAACGAGTAAACAATGTATAGatataaatattttctatgtaaaagaaaaaatataaacaatgaGTTTAATGAAATAATAAGTACAACAGAAGGTGTGCTGTCACATCCAGTCATTTTCTGACAGCCTGTTTTGCAACTTTTTGTCAGATTTTTTACTACTCTGTAAATTAATGTGTTTGATTGAAGGGGAATTGTGTGTGTGCTCCTCAAAAGTGCTGAACTCTGTGGCCTTGAGCCAGTTCTGAAAATAAAAGTTTGCTTTATTTAATATTGATCATAAAACGAACTTTACAATACAGCATATTGGTCCGTGATGAACCATTGCTGCTTATAACTGGGTCTATCAGTTGTGATGCTGCACATACTTGACATATTTGTTCATTTCAGGTCTCAGTTTTGTTTCTTGAAAAAGACTTACCCGAGTGCCTGAAGCACTTTAAGTTTCAACTCTCACAAAGGCTAAGTTCATCAGTCACACAGGTtattatatgaagagtttggttccaaaaccagATAAAGAGcagtttatctttttttttttgagttgtGAATGCAAgcccatgtttttttattataagtGCTAAACATACAACAGATAGTTAAGCAAAACACtagacaacaaaaacaaaacaacaattgtGATGATGGTGTTGTACTGAACGATGATGataagcaaaataataataatagtaaaacaaaataataataataataataataaattaaacagataataatatgtatttgtgtaataataataataataattataacatGTATATTATGTAATAATAGTATGTACAATAATGGTAGTAATAGCAATAATAGTTCTAGGGATTGTTATGATTACAGGAATATTTTTAATTCCCATAATAAtaacttaataataaataaataataaaaataataataattattaatagtAATAATAGTAACAATACTGACAACAACAAATATAGTATTATAAAAAAAGGATGGtgattatattaatattttgtaaaaACGGCAacaatcaataataataataataataaccacaACAACAGCACACATACACATTCCGCACCAATCAAAACTTCTGTGTCAgtgtttgtttctttttctttcttttcttttgatTAATGGTAAAGTGACTAATTGtatatgtaaatatgtttaAGCTAAGGTGGTGCATTAAAAGAAAGATGCGGTGCATTAAAAGAAAGATGCGGTGCATTAAAATCAAGGGTGATATTTGTTTGGTAATAGATTTAGTtacattgatgtattttaattatgtatatttattgttATAATATTCATTTGAATCGTTACTGTCCTTATACAAAAGAAAATATCATCCCAACACTATTCAATATCTCTATGTTATTTACAatagtattattattaatattaataatcataataaaaataataataatcatcatcatcataataAGAAGAATTATAAGTAAATACACTAGGATGGGTGTGTTATCAGCATTAATAGCaacaataataattataatggttaaaaatataataataataataataataataataataataataataataattatcatATGTAAAGGTAAAAAATGCCTAATATTTTTGATAAGAACAATAATAATAAGTAGATACATAATTATTAGgatgaatgtgttatcaacatttataaaaataccaccaataataataataatgatgatgatgatgatcagaatatccataatatttgtattaataatgaataattagaTAATTAATTAGGATGAGTGTGTTAAATTTGTAATAGCTGAATGAGGTTTGATCTGGTTGTTGTTCCGAAATATAGTTGTAATGTGGTGAGGAATATTCTAACGAGATTTTAAGCCAATTTTTCCAATGTGTTTTGTGTATAGTGTTCCGGATTTCCTGTTCATGAAGATTGTTTTCTTGGCAATGGTTAGGGCCACCAGGAGCAttcttttgtttgttatttCCTGAACGAGACTTGATCACCTAGTAGATAGAGTAAGGGGGATAATGGGATgcagcacactgtaaaaaaattccgtagaaattacaatgttattgcaactgggttgccggtaatttaccgtaaatttactggcaaaagtttgttcaaagttaaataaattttaaatattaacaagtctttatctttacagaataaaactatactataacagcctcatgcaaagcattctgggaaccagaaatcaccatcaacctttttctgttttttgcttcagattttgtgtCCCAGAATGtttagcttgatgctgtttttttagttttactctgtaaagacaaagacttgtaaatgtttaatgttcatttaactttgaacgaAATgctgccagtaaaaaacataaatttaaatctacggtaagttatcggcaacccagctgcaatttctaaggaatttttttacagtgcagcccAGGAGGCAGGATAGGGATTCAGTGACATCTTTCCAAAATTGTTTAATTGGTGGGCAGACAAAAGCTTCTTTTTCTAAAAAGATGTTATGCTGATAACTTTCTTAATGAGTGCATGCTTCATTTGTGAATACAATAAATTACTGTAATAGTTGAGGGGTGGGGTAGCCTAATGAACaggccaaaaatatatatttagaacACTCACAGTTCAAGAGtcacaaaaatgcatttgtatgtcaatcaaacaagttgtttcatatttttcattCCAATCATTTCAAACATTTAAGCTGAATACAGTAATTATTTTTGAACCAGTACACGTGCCTGCCACAGCCCACAGGCTGTATACATCAGTGATACAATTTATAAAACACAACCCATAAATGACAAATTGCATTGTGTAATGTTTCAGATGCATGATCACATCAAAAAGTGTGAGAGAAAGAACATCATagaaaaatataacaaataaacCTATAAGGTCACTTGTTGTTAACCCATCCAACACATATTTCTGTAAAATGTATTCCTAGCTTGTTTAGTGTATTTGTTTTGCAAATGTCCCCACATGATTAAGAAGCAACAGGGACCCCACTAAGGAAACTGATAATCAAACGAATCTGTtttagggtttgagttagggGAAGGGGGTTGCTGGGTGCGTATGTCAAAACGcaaaccttaaagggacactcccctTTTATTACAGacagaaaagtaaaagttgcgattttctaggcagatatggctaggaactataatctcattctggcgtaataatcaaggactttgctgccatagcTGCggcaggcacaatgatattaggCAGAGCCCAAAAAATGGTCCCCTGCTATTTAAAGTTACCAAGAGGAGtattttcaggtgctgcataatatcattgcgcctgctgcagccatgttatggcagcaaagtccttgattattacgccagaatgagaatatagttccatatctgcctagaaaatcgccacttttatttttctgtcggtcttagtacacaatgtaactacagaagagtcaagttatcgaaactctttggttatttttgagcacaaTGCTAAATGATCTAATCAGACGCAATGGAttatatgctaaaagtggtagcgccagacccggaaatcggctgaatggattccaaaaccgtAAAATTTTAAAATTTCACTCTAGAGGAGCtagaaaatttgcatatttaaaaaaaataactatatgtaataataataaatgtccctttaaaaggaCATTCTCTGTTCTGGTTAAGTTCACTGGAGTTCATACATATGAAccatgtttgtaaccaagctgGTTCTGAGCACCGTTGACTTGGTGCTTCTGTTTCTTTTttgattacaaatatttttactctaaattattttgtttaaaacaacatgagtgtgagtaaatgataacagatttttttttgtttgggtacCTTTAAGTAGTTTTATCTACATTTTGTGTATGAATGTTGTTCAGTTTCATTTCATGAAAAGTACACACCCACAGTGTTATAAATTCTCTAGCAGAAGGCTCGAGCCTCGGGAGCAGTCCAGTCTGGAGAAGGAAGCAGACTACGACATGGGTTTGTGTAAGTAAACAACTGCATCACTAGAGTTTTAATACTTCTTTATTCCACACTGACCAATTTAACCTTTTATTCTCTCTCTGACTTTCTAAAGTAATGATACTTGGAGGTGTAGCAGGTGCAGGTAAACAgtgaaataataattatatatttttaataaagatGTAGgcgattttatatttaaaaatataacttttattttcatttttttatgttttatcagGCGGAGCAATTGCTGCCGCCCCATTTGTTCTCGGGGCTGTGGGTTTCACCGCAGCAGGAGTTACTGTGGGTTCTTATGCCGCCAGTATGATGTCAGCTGCAGCTGTAGCTAACGGAGGAGGGATCGCAGCTGGATCTCTGGTAGCAGCTCTTCAGGCAGCAGGTGAGCTAAATATCATAATGCCACAAATGGACCCTGGACCCTATTGAATCTTACAGCCTAGTCATTAGTTTACGCCTGTTGTTAGTGTTAGAGAACCGACGCTAACATATAGATGACTCATCATTGTGATAGCGTCTGTTTAGTTTACATTAACAAATGGGTCTAAAATTATAGCGGTAGTGTAGACATCCACATTGTACAGTAGGCTACGCCTATTGTaaacaattattattttatacataggctatatatatatatatatatatatatatatatagtttgttttgtttaccGGTAAAGGAATTTACTATTACAATACTAGGATAGTTATCaatttattacataaaaaatcttaattttaggAACCTAGCTTTATTGAAGGCTGCATGgtgatcttttttttattctaggctatttttattcattctatttttctattttattgtaatgattttgtatttgttaaaatcTAATATGGGGgaacagggctattcaaatgtttgttttcaaGATTGGCTCTgaattttgtttttcattagGTGCTGCTGGTATCCCTTTAGCAGCTCAGGCTGCTGTTGGTGCGGTGGGCGGTGCGGTGGGCGGTACTGTGGCTACAGCAGCTGCGATACTGATTTGAAGTATCAAAACCGAAAGCGCACTGAAGACCTGCATATGAACCCCTAGTTTTCCTACATAACCATGTATAGCGCCTCCTATCTTTCTGATGTGGAATTTTATCCAGGTTCAATAACTATATGCCTGTGTTGTATTAAGGCCCTATCTGACTATGCTACACTTGcataaataaagatataataaataaatgtattttgtgtCAGAGTGATCTTTCTATTTCATTGTCCAAAGAATAAACGAGTAAAcaatatatagatataaatattttctatggaaaagaaaaacatttccttATCTATAGCCTATACAATGATGAgtttaatgaaacaaaaatcagaAGAGAAAGTATAACATAAAACGCTAATTATGTCCAGTTGATAGTTTgcatgtattgaagtgtcactgTAGCACAAAGGGCCATGTATATAACAAAGGGCCAAGGTTTAAGTGACAGAATTCAATCAGAAACCAGTTCTATCAGAAACCAGTTTTATAGCCTAACATTCAATCTTTTTTCTCACAACATTTctctttaaacatttaaacatagcttttaaataataattatccTAAGATAAGGCAAGAGTTTgcataacaatttttttaataatacataatgatttttgtcctgtatttttttatataatttgctTGAACATGCTACATCTGCCTTAACATGATCACATGAGAACTCAGCAGGAAATTTCGCTTGCAACCATGTTAGGACAATTCACACATTACgagtaaaaacatattttttttttactgaaacatCTCAACACATTTTCTTTGAAATTGCATGCACTATTTTATTTGAATATGATTTGTCTTAAAGCCACATTCTATGATCTTAATATTACATATTTGAGTAGGCCTATATTCCGTATTTCTATTTATTGTACTTCTTACTTTATATTGCAAAACTTGATTTTACTTTTTATACTTTTCATTGCAATTtctttactttatttattactTTAAATTGCTATTTAATGTTGGTTGCCCTTCTACCCTATGTTCTTGTGAGCTAAAATCAAAAGAATTTAATTGTACCAAGGTACATATGACATTAAAAAATCTTGAATGCTGAAtctaataatttaatattttgtctaATTACGTGGtggaaaatggtttaaaaaatctGAACAATTATTGGTTGGGAATATATCACGCACCTCATTGGGCTTATTGGGAAAATAACAAACAAGATATATGATGATATTATTAAGTTTATAAAAGAATGTGATCTAAATAGAGAATATACATATACTGTAGATAGGCTATTTATTCTGATCCACACTCCAGTCCAGATACGGGCGGTAATGCTCCTATAAGTTAGTTGCTAACCGTCAATAAAcacctaagaagaagaaaaagaagccCTCTCATTCAGCCGAAACACTAGGTGGCGGTAATAGAGTTTAATCCCTTAAGGAACCAGAGAGTCCGAGTGAACATGATTAAAAACACGCTCTCTAAAGCAGGAACATAGATGGGGCGcagttttaaaatgattttatgagttttaaataattaagtgTTCGTGATCTGGAGTAAGGGGGAATAATGGACAATTTCAAGGGACCGCTAGTAACAGATTGCGAGGAGCTGCTGGGTCGTTTTCAGGCGACCGAGTCTGTTCGGTTCGAGCGCTTTTCAGCGATCTGGAGAGACATGAACTTCAGTAGCATCTTCAAGTAAGTGTGTGAATTGTTTCACGTGGCTTCATTATTTAACCTTAATCACATACAAATCACTCCCATAGATTCCAGTGATGGTTTAATGTGCACTTTCTACTCACGAGGGattgtttctttttctttttgcaGTGGCAAACCGGAGCCTAAAGAGAGAAGACACTTCGCTCGCTTGGCTCTGTCTGTCGTGTCTCCATACTTTTATCCCCCCTACACCTTCCAGATCAGAGCTGGGGGGCTTTATCTCCTCTATGGGCTCTTCAATGCCCAGCTCTGCAGTCCAAAAGAAAAGGTGTGTTATCACTTCCACTACTTCTATGACTATTTGCTGTCTGGCTTTTGGTTTTTACTGCTCTGTGATACGCTGTTTAGGGATCGTTATTTGTTCTTTTATGAACATCAACTTTGACTATGAGCTATGATTGTATAAAAAAAGTGTACAAAACTGCAAAAATCTTGTGTTATAGTCAGAAAATAACAGCATGTTGGTTTGGAAGAAGTAAAGAGTTTTTTGGCAAAATATTTGTTTGATCTCAAGTTATTACAAATGCACTGTATGTATTGTAACTTGAAAATCACTTACTAAAGAATGCAATGTAAATTGTTGAAGGAAGTTTTCTGTGTTTCGTAGATCCGCATCGCTCTGAAGGACTGGCAGGATGTCATGCAGTTCCAGCAGGATGCAATGAACGCTCAACATTATGATGTGATTTATATCTTTAGAAAACTTCTgtcagaaaaagcatttttatttaCAGCCATGCCAACAAAGGTAGGTTCATATGCCTGATGGTCATGAATCTAAACTGCTTGCATGTCAGTGCAATGTGATTTATAGTAGCCATTGTCAGTGGGGGCTCAttactgctcttccgaggggcgcaaattcaaaatatgtgtttggagtgtcgtgtgttgctcatgttttcaaaatatgtgtttgttgcgtcatgtgaaccatgtgcatcacattttgtcaaaataagtgcctgctgcacacacgtcaaaaccgtttatgataaaagagacgctcacgt
It encodes the following:
- the LOC135786482 gene encoding interferon alpha-inducible protein 27-like protein 1, encoding MKSTHPQCYKFSSRRLEPREQSSLEKEADYDMGLLMILGGVAGAGGAIAAAPFVLGAVGFTAAGVTVGSYAASMMSAAAVANGGGIAAGSLVAALQAAGAAGIPLAAQAAVGAVGGAVGGTVATAAAILI